One Myxococcales bacterium DNA window includes the following coding sequences:
- a CDS encoding PEP-CTERM sorting domain-containing protein (PEP-CTERM proteins occur, often in large numbers, in the proteomes of bacteria that also encode an exosortase, a predicted intramembrane cysteine proteinase. The presence of a PEP-CTERM domain at a protein's C-terminus predicts cleavage within the sorting domain, followed by covalent anchoring to some some component of the (usually Gram-negative) cell surface. Many PEP-CTERM proteins exhibit an unusual sequence composition that includes large numbers of potential glycosylation sites. Expression of one such protein has been shown restore the ability of a bacterium to form floc, a type of biofilm.), with the protein MSREFALAAISSDSGFGIARTGSWEFTMVPEPSTGLLVLLGLTGLAGSRRSRR; encoded by the coding sequence GTGAGTCGAGAATTCGCACTCGCGGCGATCAGTTCTGACTCCGGCTTCGGAATCGCCAGAACGGGCTCATGGGAATTCACAATGGTGCCCGAGCCGAGCACGGGCCTGCTGGTTCTGCTTGGGTTGACTGGATTGGCCGGGAGCCGGCGCAGTCGCCGTTAG